The Fodinicurvata sp. EGI_FJ10296 nucleotide sequence CCGACGGCTTGCGCGCCCTGGCGGCCCGGTATCCGTTTATCGGCGACGTCAGGGGACGCGGTCTCCTGCTGGCTTTCGAAATGGTCGCCGATCCGGATACCATGGCGCCGCTCCCCGCCGCCATGAACGCCCACAGCCGCGTCGTTGAAGCGGCTTACGAGCGCGGATTAATCGTCTATTCCCGCCGGACCCGGGGGGGCACCCATGGCGACCATGTGATGGTATGCCCGCCACTGATCGCTGACCCCTCCCATCTCGGTGAAATCCTGACCAAGCTCGACGACGCGTTGTCCGAGGTGGCCGACACGCTCGGCCTTCCTCGTAACTGATGGCTGGCGCACTGATGGTCATCTTCCGCCGGCGGCCCGACCTATTCCAACCCGGCGATTTCCCAGATATTTGGTGGCCCGCAGTCGGGGCCGCAGAACGAGAAGTCTTATGAACGTCTATTACGATCGCGCCCAGAAAGCCCACGCACCCAAGCATTTCCTGGTCAGCGGCGCCCCGCAGCCCAGCCCGGAAAAGCCAGAGCGGGCCGATGCCATGCTGAGCGGTGCCGTGAACGCCGGGCTGACCCCTGTCGTGCCGCCGGATGCCGGTCTGGGCCCGATCGCCGCCGTTCATACGCCGGAATACATCACGTTCCTTTCCACCATCTACGAGCGGTGGCAACGGATCGACGGTGCCTCGGCGGAAGTCGTTCCCAACATTCACCCGGATCGCCGGGACGGGGCCTATCCGAAATCGGCCGTCGGTCAGGCCGGATATCACATGGCCGATACCGCCTGCCCGATCTCGGCCGACAGCTGGCCGGCGATCCGGCGCAGCGCCGACGCCGCGGTCGCTGCGGCCCAGGCCGTTTTGGCCGAGACCGAAAGCAATGCCGCGCCCAAAGCCTATGCCCTGTGCCGCCCGCCGGGCCATCATGCATTCGCCGATATGGCCGGCGGATTCTGTTTCGTCAACAACTCGGCCGTGGCCGCAGGCGTCCTGCGCAGTCGATATGATCGGGTGGCCATTCTTGATGTCGACCTTCATCACGGTAACGGCACGCAGGGTGTTTTTTATGCCCGGCCTGACGTGCTGACGGTGTCGATCCACGCCGACCCGGTCAGGTTCTATCCGTTCTTCTGGGGCCATGCCGACGAGCGCGGATCGGGGGCCGGACTCGGCTACAATTACAATCTGCCAATCCCCCGCGGCACGGCCGACGCCGACTATATGCCCACCCTCGACGCCGCGCTGGCGCGGATTGCGGCCTTCGCGCCCGGCGCGCTGGTCGTCGCGCTGGGGCTGGACAGCCGAGCGGACGATCCGTTCGGTGGCCTGTCCCTGACCCCGGACGGTTATGGCGCCGTCGGCCGGGCCATTGCACAGTTGGGCCTGCCGACAACCATCGTTCAGGAAGGCGGCTATCTTTCGGACGATCTCGGTCCGACGCTGACCAGCTTTCTCCAGGGCATCGCCTGAATCAAATTCCGGCGAAATCCGGTTGGTTCAATTCAGGTAGACAGGCCAGTACGCCATGCCCGATACCGGCATGAGAGACAAACAAACAAGAGGACGCAATTCCGATGCCCGTTACCCGCAAACATGTCGGCACCCGCATGAGCCAGATCGTCATCCACAACGATGTGGTCTATCTCGCCGGGCAGGTCGGCAAAGCCGGCACATCGATCGCCGAACAGACCACCGAAATCCTCGCCTCGGTGGAAAAGCTTCTGGCCGAAGTCGGGTCCGACAAGACCAAGATCCTGCAGACCGTCATCTGGCTCGACGACATGAAGCACTTCGCGGAAATGAACGCCGTCTGGGATGCCTGGGTGCCCGAGGGGCACGCCCCCGCGCGCGCCTGCGGCGAAGCGCGGCTGGCAACGCCAGATTTCAACGTCGAGATGATCGTCACCGCCGCCCTCTGATCCGGCCGGCACCGGCAAAGGAGGCCCGATGCACAGCACGTTCTCGATCGCAGCGCGCGATCCGGCATCGGGCCTGCTGGGCACGGCGATCACGACCATGGTTCCGGCAGCGGGCAGCATCTGTCCGCATATTCGCCACGGGATCGGTGCTGTATGCACGCAGGGCTGGACCAATCCCTATCTGGCGCCAGCGGCCCTGGACAGGATGGCCCGTGGATACCCGGCGCCCGAAGCCCTGGCAGAAGCACTGGCGACCGACCCCGAGGCATCGATACGCCAGGTTCTGGCGGTCGACGCAACAGGCCGGGCCGCCGTACATTCTGGCGAGGAAACCAACCCCTGGTCGGGCGGCGTCACCCTGACCAATCTGGCACTGGCCGGGAATTTTCTGGCCGGCCCGGAGACACTGGAGGCCATGCGGGCGGTCATGACCGGATCGCCGGATACTCCCGCCGCCCCCGCCGATCTCTATCAGTCCGCAATCGCGCTGGGCGACCGTCTCGTTGCCGCACTGGCCGCGGGCGGCACCTCGGGCGGAGACTGGCGCGGCAACCGGTCGGCGGCCGTTCTCGTCGCCGGACCCGATATCTACCCCCTGGTCGATTTGCGCGTGGACCATCATTCAAGCCCGCTAGCCGAACTCCGGCGCGTGTTCGAGGTCTCGCGTGATCTCTGGTTCCCCTTTCTCCGCGCCGTACCGACCCGATCCAATCCGCGCGGCGACTGGGCGTCGGTGCGCGCGTCCCTGCAGGAGAAGGCGCCCGACTCGACATCGGCGGAACAGGATTCGGATCCGGGCCCTCACGCTCCGGAATAGCCATGCCCGCGGTTCTCCACGCTATGGTTAGGCATCGAACCGCGTTATCAAGAGTGCCCGACGCAAAATGCGGCGCAACGGAGATGGCATGGACAGGGACGTCAACAGGGGCAGGACGGCACTCGTCACCGGTGCATCCGGTGGAATCGGGCGCGAGATCGCGGCCGAACTGGCGGCGCGCGGCACCGATCTGATTCTCACCGCCCGCAGTGCCGAGCGGCTGGAGCAGGCCGCCACGGCTCTCCACGCCCGGCACGGCATCACGGTGGAAACGATCGCGGTAGACCTGAGCACGGTCGGCGGCCCGGAAAGCGGTGCCGACAGGCTCTTTTCCGAAGTCGAAGCCCGCGGGCTCACCATCGACTTCCTGATCAACAACGCCGGCTTCGGCTATTTCGGCCCCCATGCGGAGTCTCCGCTGGAACGTGACCAGGAGATGATTGACCTCAACATCTCGGCGCTGACACGGCTGACGAAGCAGGTTCTGCCGGGCATGCTCGCGCGCGGTCACGGCCGTATCATGAACGTCGCATCCGTCGCGTCATTCGTGCCCGGCCCCCGCATGGCCGTATACCACGCAACAAAGGCGTATGTGCTGTCCTACAGCGAGGCTTTGGCCGAAGAACTGCGCGGCACCGCCATCACGGTTACGGCCCTGTGCCCCGGCCCGACGCAATCGGGCTTCGCCGAGGCGGCCGAGGCCGGAGAGTCGCCCCTTTTCAAGGGCAAGCTGCCGACATCGCGCGATGTTGCCGCATTCGGGGTTCGCGCCATGGAACGCGGCCGACGGGTGGCGATCCACGGCGCCTCGAACAAGGCCCTCGTCCAATCGTTGCGCACCCTTCCCCGCAGCGTCGTCACACGGATCGTCGATCGAATTTCGGGAAACCGTTAATATCCAGCCTTACGGGGCCGTGGCGGCGTCAGGCTGGACGCGTTGCGGCTGACGGGCTACCCATGGTCGATATCGAAAACGAACAGCCCCGGGTACCGAAAACCGATGACATTGCTATTTGCATCTTCCGATAAAGAAGACACCGAGAGCTGGGTTCCGGCACTGCGCTCGACCCTGACCGATCGCGAGGTTCGGGCCTATCCGGATATCGGCCGCGAAGACGACATCGACTATGCCCTGGTCTGGAAGCCCGAGCCCGGACTGCTGGCGCGGCTGCCCAATCTCAAGGTAATTTTCTCCATGGGTGCCGGCGTCGACGCCGTGCTCAAGGACGAGACACTTCCGACCCACATACCGCTGGTTCGTATGGTCGACGACAGCCTCACCGAAGGCATGACGGAATATGTCGTCCTGCACGCATTGCGCATACACCGGCAGCTGGAAGCCTATCGGGCGCAACAGGCGCAGCATCTCTGGAACCAGTTGCCCGAGCGGCTCGGCCGGGAACGGCCGGTCGGCGTCATGGGGCTCGGCGTGCTTGGCAGCGATGCGGCGACGATGCTCTCGCGGCTGCGATTCGACGTTGCCGGGTGGAGCCGGTCGCCGAAATCCGTCGACGGCGTCACGAGTTTTCATGGCGAAGAAGGCTTGGACGCATTTCTGCGCCGGACCGAGATCCTGGTCAACCTGCTGCCGCTGACGGCTGAAACGACAGGTATCCTGAACGCCGACACGCTCCGTCGACTGCCGCGCGGCGCGCATGTGATCAATGTCGCCAGGGGGCTTCATGTCGTGGACGCCGATCTGCTCGCCGCCCTGGACGACGAGCACATCGCCAGCGCGACCCTGGATGTGTTTTCAACGGAACCGCTGCCCGCGGACCATCCCTATTGGTCGCATCCGGCGGTCACCATGACGCCGCATGTTGCCAGCGTGACCCATGCCCGCACAGCCATCAGGACGGTGATGGAGAACATCCGCCGCTTCGAGGCGGGCGAACCGCTCCAGAACGTCGTCGATCGCGGTCGCGGCTACTGATCGACCGGTCGCGATTCCAGCGCAGATTCCGACGGCGGAAGTCGCCGTACGGCCGTGACGCCGCGGCCGTCGGCGGCGTGGCAACGGCGGGCCACCGCATCCACCGGATCGATTGATACCGCCATCGCAGCGGCATTGGCGTGAACGATATGTTCATCGTCCACCATTATGCCGATATGCCCCGGGAATGCGACGATGTCTCCCCGGGACCGGTCCCATCGGGCCGCACCGTCACCCCCGGATTCGAAGTCTACGGCGTGGCCGACACCAGCGGCAAGCTGATCGCTGTCGCGCGGGGCGGCGATGCCGCAGGTGCGCAATGCGCATTGAACAAGGCCCGAGCAGTCAAGCCCGGCCGCCGATCGGCCGCCCCAGACATAGGGGGCGTGCAGGAACATGGCCGCAATCGCCGCAATGTCCGACCGGTTGGCGTGCACCAGGTGCCGGCGATGGATGAATCCACCGAGATCCGGAATCGCGGCGAAGTCGCCCTCGACCGGATCGCATATCGGAAGCGACCCCATGGACAGCATCGCGATCACGGGGCTTTTGATATCGCGATGCCGAAAGACCGGTGCCGACAGCGCCGTCACCGGCGATGGGTCAGGCGCGCCGAGAACGGCCGGGCCAAGCGCCGTGGCTGACAAATAACCGACATAACCGTCGACGCCGCTCTGGGCCCAGACCCAATCGTCTTCCCGGTCCTCGAAGACGATTACCGGCTCACCGTACAGAAACTCGGTCACCATCGGGACATCGGCATCGGGCCTTGCCCAAACCGGCGCCACGGGCGCCGCGACCAGCGCCTGTTGTCCGGTGACGAAGGCGTCGGCCCGAACCTGCCCCTTCAGCCGGATATCGGCCAGATCAGGCCGGAAGGCGTTCTGACGCGGATCGAGACCGGCGCCAATATTCATCGTCATTCCTTCGCCTCGGTACTTTCGCTGGCCGTCTCCCGCATGGCGCGGTGGACGATCTCTCCGAACTCGCTGAGATATACCGATCCCTTGACCGTGCGCTGGACCAGAACGTTGCGCTTGTCCGCCTCATCCTGCTTGCGCTTGACGAAACCGAATACGCCCAGGCGGTCAAGGGCACGGGTCACGGCCGGTTTGGAGATGTTGAGCGTCGTTGCCAGACCGCGAACGGTATGCGGCGGCGCCGTCAGATAGACCGTCAGCAACACGGCCAATTGCCGCGCCGTCAGATCGGGACGGTCCTGGCGCACCGTCGTGACGAGCGCCTGACGCCAGACATCCAGTGCGGCCCTCATGCCGGTTCCGCCGCCTCACGCGTCGCGATGGTCATGCCCGCGCTCATCCCTTCGCCGAATATCGGTCCTGCAGCGCAGCAAAGACGGCCCGCATGCCCAGCGCCTCGCCCCCCTTGGGACGGCCCGGCCGTTCAAAAGCGTTCCAGGCAAATGTATCGAGATGCATCCACGGCGTGCCGGCGGAGACAAAATCCCGAAGGAAAAGAGCCGCCGTTATCGCGCCACCCATGCCGCTCTCGCCCGCATTGTTGATATCGGCTACGGTCGAGGAAATCAACTTTCGGTATGGCGCCCATAGCGGCATTCGCCAGATCGGGTCCTCGATCGCCATCGATCCGGCGACGGTTCTGGCGGCAAGGTCGTCGTCGCTGCAGAAGAATGCCGGCAGATCGGCGCCCAGCGCCACGCGCGCGGCGCCGGTCAGGGTCGCGAAATCGACGATGATATCGGGCGATTCGCTGTCGGCTTCACACAGGGCATCGGCCAGCACGACCCGGCCTTCGGCATCGGTGTTGCCGATTTCAACGCTCAACCCCTTGCGGGTCCTGATGATATCGAGTGGCTTGAAGCTGTTGCCGGCAATGACATTCTCGACAGCCGGGATCAGGACACGCAGTCTGACGGGCATATTCGAGGCCATGATCATGCGCGCCAGCCCCAGCGCGTGTGCGCCGCCGCCCATATCCTTTTTCATGTTCAGCATGCCGCCGGCCGGTTTGATGTCGAGGCCGCCGGTGTCAAAGCACACACCCTTGCCGACGATCGTCACCTTGGGGTGGGCAGGATCGCCCCAGGTGAAATCCAGCAGACGCGGTGCGTGGGGCGAGGCCCGTCCGACGGCATGAACGGCCGGAAAATTCTGTTCGAGAAGGTCCTCGCCGACAATGGCAGAGAACGTCGCGCCGAAAGCGTCGGCGAGATCTTTCGCCGCTGCGTGCAAAGCGACGGGAGTCATATCCTCAGCCGGCGTGTTGATCAGATCCCGCACCAGCCAGGTCGCTTCCACCGCCGCGTGGACGTTCCGGCGGTCATCAGCGTCGATACTCAGCAACGCCGGCTGACGGCCCTTTGTGCTCTTGTAGCGGTCGAATCGGTACGCGCCGAGCCCCCAGCCCAGCTGAACCT carries:
- a CDS encoding MarR family transcriptional regulator is translated as MRAALDVWRQALVTTVRQDRPDLTARQLAVLLTVYLTAPPHTVRGLATTLNISKPAVTRALDRLGVFGFVKRKQDEADKRNVLVQRTVKGSVYLSEFGEIVHRAMRETASESTEAKE
- a CDS encoding RidA family protein, producing MPVTRKHVGTRMSQIVIHNDVVYLAGQVGKAGTSIAEQTTEILASVEKLLAEVGSDKTKILQTVIWLDDMKHFAEMNAVWDAWVPEGHAPARACGEARLATPDFNVEMIVTAAL
- a CDS encoding NlpC/P60 family protein, with amino-acid sequence MTMNIGAGLDPRQNAFRPDLADIRLKGQVRADAFVTGQQALVAAPVAPVWARPDADVPMVTEFLYGEPVIVFEDREDDWVWAQSGVDGYVGYLSATALGPAVLGAPDPSPVTALSAPVFRHRDIKSPVIAMLSMGSLPICDPVEGDFAAIPDLGGFIHRRHLVHANRSDIAAIAAMFLHAPYVWGGRSAAGLDCSGLVQCALRTCGIAAPRDSDQLAAGVGHAVDFESGGDGAARWDRSRGDIVAFPGHIGIMVDDEHIVHANAAAMAVSIDPVDAVARRCHAADGRGVTAVRRLPPSESALESRPVDQ
- a CDS encoding leucyl aminopeptidase family protein yields the protein MPLPCFATDADHSATTLTVVKPTDLEQALEALDPPARAWATLGGFRAEPGQHQLLPAPDGSLGGCLVGADDGDPMRAYGGLPMSLPAGTYALSPSASSEVADQVQLGWGLGAYRFDRYKSTKGRQPALLSIDADDRRNVHAAVEATWLVRDLINTPAEDMTPVALHAAAKDLADAFGATFSAIVGEDLLEQNFPAVHAVGRASPHAPRLLDFTWGDPAHPKVTIVGKGVCFDTGGLDIKPAGGMLNMKKDMGGGAHALGLARMIMASNMPVRLRVLIPAVENVIAGNSFKPLDIIRTRKGLSVEIGNTDAEGRVVLADALCEADSESPDIIVDFATLTGAARVALGADLPAFFCSDDDLAARTVAGSMAIEDPIWRMPLWAPYRKLISSTVADINNAGESGMGGAITAALFLRDFVSAGTPWMHLDTFAWNAFERPGRPKGGEALGMRAVFAALQDRYSAKG
- a CDS encoding glyoxylate/hydroxypyruvate reductase A yields the protein MTLLFASSDKEDTESWVPALRSTLTDREVRAYPDIGREDDIDYALVWKPEPGLLARLPNLKVIFSMGAGVDAVLKDETLPTHIPLVRMVDDSLTEGMTEYVVLHALRIHRQLEAYRAQQAQHLWNQLPERLGRERPVGVMGLGVLGSDAATMLSRLRFDVAGWSRSPKSVDGVTSFHGEEGLDAFLRRTEILVNLLPLTAETTGILNADTLRRLPRGAHVINVARGLHVVDADLLAALDDEHIASATLDVFSTEPLPADHPYWSHPAVTMTPHVASVTHARTAIRTVMENIRRFEAGEPLQNVVDRGRGY
- a CDS encoding DUF1028 domain-containing protein translates to MHSTFSIAARDPASGLLGTAITTMVPAAGSICPHIRHGIGAVCTQGWTNPYLAPAALDRMARGYPAPEALAEALATDPEASIRQVLAVDATGRAAVHSGEETNPWSGGVTLTNLALAGNFLAGPETLEAMRAVMTGSPDTPAAPADLYQSAIALGDRLVAALAAGGTSGGDWRGNRSAAVLVAGPDIYPLVDLRVDHHSSPLAELRRVFEVSRDLWFPFLRAVPTRSNPRGDWASVRASLQEKAPDSTSAEQDSDPGPHAPE
- a CDS encoding SDR family oxidoreductase, which translates into the protein MDRDVNRGRTALVTGASGGIGREIAAELAARGTDLILTARSAERLEQAATALHARHGITVETIAVDLSTVGGPESGADRLFSEVEARGLTIDFLINNAGFGYFGPHAESPLERDQEMIDLNISALTRLTKQVLPGMLARGHGRIMNVASVASFVPGPRMAVYHATKAYVLSYSEALAEELRGTAITVTALCPGPTQSGFAEAAEAGESPLFKGKLPTSRDVAAFGVRAMERGRRVAIHGASNKALVQSLRTLPRSVVTRIVDRISGNR
- a CDS encoding histone deacetylase family protein, with the translated sequence MNVYYDRAQKAHAPKHFLVSGAPQPSPEKPERADAMLSGAVNAGLTPVVPPDAGLGPIAAVHTPEYITFLSTIYERWQRIDGASAEVVPNIHPDRRDGAYPKSAVGQAGYHMADTACPISADSWPAIRRSADAAVAAAQAVLAETESNAAPKAYALCRPPGHHAFADMAGGFCFVNNSAVAAGVLRSRYDRVAILDVDLHHGNGTQGVFYARPDVLTVSIHADPVRFYPFFWGHADERGSGAGLGYNYNLPIPRGTADADYMPTLDAALARIAAFAPGALVVALGLDSRADDPFGGLSLTPDGYGAVGRAIAQLGLPTTIVQEGGYLSDDLGPTLTSFLQGIA